The Methyloferula stellata AR4 genome includes a window with the following:
- a CDS encoding DUF3280 domain-containing protein: MHRVIISSAAVALWLGSLNLAHADVSPSETPQIAMAVIDFDYVDTSGEAKDQTDEHEKRLDAFMSALRQDLAASGKYKIVAAACHPDACRVGRSSLADLQTAAREAGAKILLMGGIHKLSTLVQWAKVLAIDVDTNAVTFDRLLTFRGDTDSAWKRGEDFIVSEITAPAAREPKPAVKLAVFDFELEDFSPGAAVTKGSAEDALQLGRVTDEARRLISQSGRYDLIDVGGADGEPVKSHDLRQCNGCDAAIALKLGADQSMVGIVTRITRTDYAVTYRIRDARTGAVIAVEQTDLRIGADYSWNRGAAWLIKNRLLKDQEQP, encoded by the coding sequence ATGCATCGCGTCATCATCTCAAGCGCCGCCGTTGCTTTGTGGCTGGGATCTCTCAATCTCGCACATGCCGATGTGAGCCCTTCCGAAACGCCGCAAATCGCCATGGCCGTGATCGATTTCGACTATGTCGATACGTCCGGTGAAGCCAAAGACCAGACCGATGAACACGAGAAGCGCTTGGACGCCTTCATGAGCGCACTGCGGCAGGATCTCGCGGCGAGCGGCAAATACAAGATCGTTGCGGCCGCCTGCCATCCGGACGCATGCCGGGTCGGACGATCGAGTCTTGCAGACCTTCAGACCGCAGCCCGCGAAGCCGGCGCAAAAATCCTGCTGATGGGTGGCATTCACAAACTGAGCACACTTGTCCAATGGGCAAAGGTCCTGGCCATCGATGTCGATACCAATGCGGTCACCTTCGATCGATTGCTGACCTTTCGCGGCGATACGGACAGCGCCTGGAAGCGCGGCGAAGATTTTATCGTGAGCGAAATCACCGCGCCCGCCGCGCGTGAGCCGAAGCCTGCAGTCAAACTCGCCGTTTTCGATTTCGAGCTGGAAGATTTCAGCCCCGGCGCCGCCGTCACCAAAGGCAGCGCAGAAGACGCCCTCCAATTGGGCCGCGTCACGGACGAGGCTCGCCGGCTAATTTCACAATCGGGGCGCTATGATTTGATCGATGTCGGCGGCGCCGATGGAGAACCCGTGAAGAGCCACGATTTACGGCAATGCAATGGTTGCGACGCGGCTATCGCATTGAAGCTCGGCGCCGACCAATCCATGGTCGGGATCGTGACACGCATCACGCGAACGGATTATGCGGTGACCTATCGCATCCGCGATGCGAGGACCGGCGCGGTTATCGCCGTCGAGCAGACCGATCTTCGCATCGGAGCCGATTATTCCTGGAACCGCGGCGCCGCCTGGCTGATCAAAAATCGTCTGTTGAAGGACCAGGAACAACCCTAG
- a CDS encoding histidine kinase: MSRPIDLKLRLALRVAGLAALCFIAASAYVLFDSDQSARMKAEGIAKIVAKDLELQQDQGQWVKNTIGRFPDLQVIAASFMAPGLCIAYRAKSGEILQRLCSGTQSGETGAPEYFSEVYRSIFKPGTEAASQVVFRNEAQGEAVVSVNPDSLIAQAWHETNRLFAVMAITLLALCILVYAALARALRPTRVIVAGLERLAGNEFSTRMPAFDLAELSAIRDVFNQLAETLEKTLAERNELTKRLIVVQDDERLNLARELHDEFGQCLAAISAVAASAGQTAKEECPALLPECQSIARTAAHMMETLRGALIRLRPPDVDELGLTSSLESLVAGWNSRSRGKTRFEIEVRGGFDALPSPFGASLYRIAQEAITNAAKHAEATRVGLHLYLRGADAENAGQGAQEIEMVIDDDGKATGIDLAGKSGMGLLGMRERIAALGGKLRFEARQPTGLILHAVIPAPGMARGGCPS; this comes from the coding sequence ATGTCACGCCCGATCGATCTCAAGCTGAGACTGGCGCTGCGCGTCGCCGGGCTCGCGGCGCTCTGTTTTATCGCAGCCTCGGCTTACGTCTTGTTCGACAGCGATCAATCGGCACGCATGAAGGCCGAGGGAATCGCAAAAATCGTCGCAAAGGATTTGGAGCTTCAGCAGGATCAGGGCCAGTGGGTCAAGAACACGATCGGTCGTTTTCCCGACCTGCAAGTGATCGCTGCGTCCTTCATGGCTCCTGGTCTCTGCATCGCTTATCGCGCGAAGAGCGGCGAGATTCTTCAGCGTCTTTGCAGCGGCACGCAATCCGGCGAGACCGGCGCGCCCGAATATTTTTCAGAAGTATACAGGAGCATCTTCAAGCCCGGTACCGAAGCAGCGAGCCAAGTCGTCTTCCGGAACGAGGCGCAAGGGGAAGCCGTGGTCTCCGTCAATCCGGACAGTTTGATCGCGCAGGCTTGGCATGAAACAAACCGGCTCTTTGCCGTGATGGCGATCACTTTGTTGGCGCTGTGCATTCTGGTCTATGCGGCGTTGGCGCGGGCCTTGCGTCCGACCCGCGTGATCGTTGCCGGCCTCGAGCGGCTTGCCGGCAATGAGTTTTCAACGCGCATGCCGGCTTTCGATCTGGCCGAACTCTCGGCGATCCGCGACGTCTTCAATCAGCTCGCCGAGACTCTTGAGAAGACGCTCGCCGAGCGCAACGAACTGACAAAACGATTGATCGTGGTTCAGGACGACGAACGGCTCAATCTGGCGCGCGAGCTTCACGACGAATTCGGCCAATGCCTTGCCGCCATCTCGGCTGTCGCGGCCTCGGCGGGTCAGACGGCGAAAGAGGAATGCCCGGCGCTTCTGCCCGAATGTCAGAGCATTGCACGCACCGCCGCCCATATGATGGAAACGCTGCGCGGTGCGCTTATCAGGCTGCGCCCGCCCGATGTGGACGAACTCGGCCTCACGTCGAGCCTTGAAAGCCTGGTCGCCGGCTGGAATAGCCGCAGCCGGGGCAAGACGCGCTTTGAAATCGAGGTTCGCGGCGGCTTCGACGCTTTGCCGTCACCCTTCGGCGCCAGTCTCTATCGCATCGCGCAGGAAGCCATCACCAATGCCGCGAAACATGCCGAGGCGACACGGGTCGGCTTGCATCTTTATTTGCGCGGGGCTGACGCCGAAAATGCTGGGCAGGGTGCGCAGGAAATCGAAATGGTCATCGACGATGATGGCAAGGCTACCGGCATCGACCTCGCGGGCAAGTCCGGAATGGGCCTTCTCGGGATGCGCGAGCGCATTGCCGCGCTCGGCGGCAAATTGCGCTTCGAGGCGCGGCAGCCGACCGGATTGATTTTGCATGCGGTGATTCCGGCGCCGGGCATGGCGCGCGGGGGATGTCCGTCATGA
- a CDS encoding SDR family NAD(P)-dependent oxidoreductase, translating into MVYRAKPSDGLAWITGASSGIGRAAAQELVRRGYRVAVTARRAEALASLAASTPGHIFVFQGDVTDRAAMAALVAEIEASLGPIALAFLNAGVYFPAERDGFSAEVIAETFEINVGGVVNTLAPVLEAMRKRQSGQIAITSSIAGYGGIPGSLAYGGTKAALINMAEALRITVDDDGVAVQVVNPGFVQTEMNAHNDFFEMPFLMTADEAAKRICDGFETGGFEITFPRRLAWFAKALCLLPYPLYLPVVKYVTRRAQKK; encoded by the coding sequence ATGGTCTATCGTGCCAAACCCAGCGACGGCCTTGCCTGGATTACCGGTGCAAGTTCAGGCATAGGGCGTGCCGCGGCGCAGGAACTCGTGCGGCGCGGCTATCGTGTCGCCGTCACCGCGCGGCGCGCCGAGGCTTTGGCAAGCCTCGCGGCGAGCACTCCAGGGCACATCTTCGTGTTTCAGGGGGATGTCACGGATCGCGCGGCCATGGCGGCGCTTGTCGCCGAGATTGAAGCATCCTTGGGGCCGATAGCGCTCGCTTTTCTCAATGCCGGTGTCTATTTCCCGGCCGAGCGCGATGGCTTTTCAGCCGAGGTCATCGCGGAGACCTTCGAGATCAACGTCGGCGGGGTCGTGAACACACTTGCGCCCGTGCTCGAGGCGATGCGCAAAAGGCAGTCCGGCCAAATTGCGATCACCTCTTCAATTGCTGGTTATGGCGGCATTCCAGGCTCGCTCGCTTATGGCGGTACCAAAGCCGCGCTGATCAATATGGCGGAGGCCTTGCGCATTACCGTCGATGACGACGGCGTCGCTGTGCAAGTGGTCAATCCCGGCTTCGTCCAAACCGAGATGAACGCGCATAATGATTTTTTCGAAATGCCGTTTCTAATGACGGCGGATGAAGCGGCTAAACGCATCTGCGACGGATTCGAGACCGGCGGTTTCGAGATTACCTTCCCGCGCCGACTCGCCTGGTTCGCCAAGGCATTGTGCCTTTTGCCTTATCCCCTTTATCTGCCGGTGGTAAAATACGTGACACGCCGTGCGCAGAAAAAGTGA
- a CDS encoding cysteine synthase A → MTSPQNVIEAIGHTPLIKLRRASEETGCTILGKAEFMNPGGSVKDRAGLAIIEDAIKRGTLKPGGLIVEGTAGNTGIGLSLVANALGYHTVIVIPETQSQEKKDLLRLQGAELIEVPAVAYSNPNNYVKLSGRLAERLAKEHPAGAIWANQFDNVANRQGHMDTTGPEIWVETEGKVDGFCCAAGTGGTIAGVGMALKAKNDKIKIALADPMGAALYAYYTKGELASSGSSITEGIGQGRITANLENAPIDAAYQITDEEALPILYDLAEHEGLLLGGSSGINVAGAIRLAKELGPGHTIVTILADSGARYQSKLFNPAFLREKNLPVPGWMDKAPSIKPDFV, encoded by the coding sequence ATGACATCACCGCAAAATGTGATCGAGGCGATCGGCCATACGCCTCTCATCAAACTTCGTCGCGCCTCCGAGGAAACCGGCTGCACCATTCTGGGCAAAGCCGAATTCATGAATCCCGGCGGCTCGGTCAAGGACCGCGCCGGATTGGCCATTATCGAAGATGCGATCAAACGCGGCACGCTGAAACCGGGCGGATTGATCGTCGAGGGGACGGCGGGCAATACGGGCATCGGGCTTTCCCTCGTCGCCAACGCGCTTGGCTACCATACGGTGATCGTTATTCCCGAGACCCAGAGCCAGGAAAAGAAGGATCTTCTGCGCCTGCAAGGCGCCGAGCTGATCGAAGTCCCGGCCGTCGCCTATTCCAACCCCAATAATTACGTGAAGCTCTCCGGCCGGCTGGCCGAGCGTTTGGCTAAGGAACATCCGGCCGGCGCGATCTGGGCCAATCAATTCGACAATGTGGCCAATAGGCAAGGCCATATGGACACGACCGGCCCGGAAATCTGGGTGGAGACGGAGGGCAAAGTCGACGGCTTTTGCTGCGCCGCCGGAACGGGCGGGACGATCGCCGGCGTCGGCATGGCCCTGAAGGCGAAGAACGACAAGATCAAGATCGCGCTGGCCGATCCGATGGGCGCCGCGCTTTACGCCTATTACACAAAGGGCGAGCTGGCCTCGTCAGGATCCTCGATCACCGAGGGCATCGGCCAGGGCCGCATTACCGCCAATCTCGAAAATGCGCCGATCGATGCCGCCTATCAGATCACCGACGAGGAAGCGCTGCCGATCCTCTACGATCTCGCCGAGCACGAGGGGCTTTTGCTGGGCGGCTCGTCCGGCATCAATGTCGCGGGCGCGATCCGGCTCGCCAAGGAATTGGGACCCGGCCATACGATCGTAACGATTTTGGCGGATTCGGGCGCGCGCTATCAGTCGAAACTCTTCAACCCGGCCTTTCTGCGCGAAAAAAATCTGCCTGTGCCGGGGTGGATGGACAAGGCGCCGAGCATCAAGCCGGATTTTGTTTGA
- a CDS encoding PilZ domain-containing protein, translating into MNWTSPSAGEPDDRRNYHRVSVSIAGRYMLEDKREFPCRTTDMSAGGVSLAAPVRGAVGERVIVYLDYIGRVEGSIIRHTPFGFAIALALPGNKRERIADQLTWLLNRDSLREEDRRHERIVPILRHCVLLENGEEHIVKLIDVSVSGAAIATELKIPNDTKVLLGATPGRVARTFENGMAVEFDTPLPIEDFDENIRL; encoded by the coding sequence ATGAACTGGACCTCGCCGTCCGCCGGAGAGCCCGACGACCGCCGCAACTATCATCGTGTGTCGGTCTCGATCGCCGGCCGTTACATGCTTGAAGACAAGCGCGAATTCCCATGCCGCACGACCGATATGTCGGCTGGAGGCGTTTCGCTGGCCGCGCCGGTGCGTGGCGCCGTCGGCGAACGCGTCATCGTCTATCTCGATTATATCGGACGCGTCGAAGGCAGCATTATCCGCCATACGCCATTCGGCTTTGCGATCGCCCTTGCGCTTCCGGGCAATAAGCGGGAACGGATCGCCGATCAGCTCACTTGGCTTCTCAACCGCGACTCGCTTCGGGAAGAGGATCGCAGGCACGAGAGGATCGTGCCGATCTTGCGGCATTGCGTTCTGCTTGAGAATGGTGAGGAGCATATCGTCAAATTGATCGACGTCTCCGTATCAGGCGCAGCCATTGCGACCGAGCTCAAAATTCCAAACGACACCAAGGTCCTCCTTGGCGCAACACCCGGCCGCGTCGCGCGCACCTTTGAAAATGGCATGGCTGTCGAATTCGACACGCCGCTCCCGATCGAGGATTTCGACGAAAACATCAGACTTTGA
- a CDS encoding VOC family protein, with protein MIFSIDHFVLTVRSLEETCRFYQRVLGLECVCEPGRPTALKFGDQKINVYEVGHMFEPKAAVPTPGAGDFCLITVFPIDEVQRRLKDCGVKIELGPVERTGAQGAMTSIYFRDPDGNLVEVSRYLAS; from the coding sequence ATGATCTTTTCCATCGACCATTTCGTTTTGACGGTCCGATCGCTGGAAGAGACGTGCCGTTTTTATCAGCGTGTGCTCGGGCTCGAATGCGTCTGCGAGCCCGGAAGGCCCACGGCTCTCAAATTCGGCGATCAAAAGATCAACGTGTATGAAGTCGGCCATATGTTCGAACCGAAAGCGGCGGTGCCGACGCCGGGCGCCGGCGACTTCTGCCTGATTACGGTGTTTCCGATCGACGAGGTCCAGCGCAGGCTCAAAGACTGCGGCGTGAAAATCGAACTCGGGCCGGTCGAGCGGACAGGCGCGCAAGGCGCCATGACCTCGATCTATTTCCGCGACCCGGACGGCAATCTCGTCGAGGTCAGCCGCTATCTTGCAAGCTGA
- the glnA gene encoding type I glutamate--ammonia ligase produces MKTATDVLKAIKENDVKYVDFRFTDPRGKWQHVTFDVGMIDDEVFSEGIMFDGSSIAGWKAINESDMTLMPDPTSATMDPFFAAPTLVIVCDILEPSTGEPYGRDPRGIAKRAEAYAASTGIGDVAYFGPEAEFFVFDDVRFKADPYNTGFVLDASELPSNADTPYEGGNLGHRIRTKMGYFPVPPMDSAQDMRGEMLAAMAAMGAKVEKHHHEVASAQHELGLKFGPLTTMADHLQIYKYCIHQVAQSYGKTATFMPKPVFGDNGSGMHVHQSIWKDGKPLFAGNKYADLSQECLYYIGGIIKHARALNAFTNPSTNSYKRLVPGYEAPVLLAYSARNRSASCRIPYTSNPKAKRVEVRFPDPAANPYLAFSAMLMAGLDGIINKVDPGVAMDKDLYDLPPKELKKIPTVCGSLREALQNLDKDRAFLKAGGVFPDDFIDAYIELKMTEVMRFEMTPHPVEFEMYYSC; encoded by the coding sequence ATGAAGACCGCCACGGACGTGCTCAAGGCGATCAAGGAAAATGATGTCAAATATGTTGATTTTCGCTTCACGGACCCGCGCGGCAAGTGGCAGCATGTCACCTTCGACGTTGGCATGATCGACGATGAAGTCTTTTCCGAAGGCATCATGTTCGACGGATCGTCGATCGCCGGCTGGAAGGCAATCAACGAATCCGACATGACCTTGATGCCCGATCCGACCTCCGCCACCATGGATCCTTTTTTCGCAGCGCCGACCTTGGTGATCGTCTGCGATATTCTTGAGCCTTCGACCGGCGAACCCTATGGCCGAGATCCGCGCGGCATTGCCAAGCGCGCCGAAGCCTATGCCGCTTCGACCGGCATTGGCGACGTCGCTTATTTCGGACCCGAGGCCGAATTCTTCGTGTTCGACGACGTGCGTTTCAAGGCCGATCCCTATAACACGGGCTTCGTGCTTGACGCCTCCGAGCTGCCGTCGAATGCCGACACGCCTTACGAAGGCGGCAATCTCGGCCACCGCATCCGCACCAAGATGGGCTACTTCCCGGTGCCGCCGATGGACTCGGCGCAGGACATGCGCGGCGAAATGCTTGCTGCCATGGCAGCCATGGGCGCCAAGGTCGAAAAGCATCACCACGAAGTGGCCTCGGCCCAGCACGAACTCGGCCTCAAATTTGGCCCGCTGACAACCATGGCCGATCATCTGCAGATCTATAAGTACTGCATCCACCAGGTCGCACAGAGCTATGGCAAGACGGCGACCTTCATGCCGAAGCCCGTCTTCGGCGACAACGGCTCCGGCATGCATGTGCATCAGTCGATCTGGAAGGACGGCAAGCCGCTCTTCGCCGGCAATAAATATGCCGACCTTAGCCAGGAATGCCTCTATTACATCGGCGGCATCATCAAGCACGCGCGGGCGCTGAACGCGTTCACGAACCCGTCGACCAATTCCTACAAGCGCCTGGTCCCCGGCTACGAAGCCCCGGTGCTGCTCGCCTATTCGGCGCGCAACCGCTCGGCCTCCTGCCGCATCCCCTATACGTCGAACCCGAAGGCCAAGCGCGTCGAGGTGCGTTTCCCCGATCCGGCGGCAAACCCCTATCTCGCCTTCTCGGCCATGCTGATGGCCGGCCTCGACGGCATTATCAACAAGGTCGATCCGGGCGTCGCCATGGATAAGGATCTCTATGATCTGCCGCCGAAGGAATTGAAGAAGATCCCGACCGTCTGCGGCTCGCTGCGCGAAGCGCTGCAGAACCTCGACAAGGACCGTGCCTTCCTGAAGGCCGGCGGCGTCTTCCCCGACGATTTCATCGACGCCTATATCGAACTCAAGATGACCGAGGTGATGCGGTTCGAAATGACCCCGCATCCGGTCGAGTTCGAGATGTATTATTCCTGCTGA
- the sseA gene encoding 3-mercaptopyruvate sulfurtransferase: protein MAEPHYSDFFVSTAWLADNLTAPDLVVIDGTFFMPDEGRDAYQEYLAGHIPGAVSFDIDKIADLSSELPHMLPDAPFFEGKMAALGIAEDMQIIVYDQQGLLGAARVWWTLRIFGAQKVKILEGGLAAWKAEGRPLENGPVERPFAKFIARLETDMVADAQKVLAASKNGSPQIVDARQAARFRGETVEPRPGVRSGHIPGSLNVPYRELLDGGKLKAPQDIKQAFVQAGVDLAHPIITTCGSGVTAAVLLLALESIGKTGVVLYDGSWTEWGGRSELPIATNAA, encoded by the coding sequence ATGGCCGAACCACACTATAGCGATTTCTTCGTCTCGACCGCTTGGCTCGCAGACAATCTGACGGCGCCGGATCTCGTCGTGATCGACGGAACCTTCTTCATGCCCGATGAAGGGCGCGACGCCTATCAGGAATATCTCGCCGGCCATATTCCGGGCGCGGTTTCTTTCGACATAGACAAGATCGCCGATCTGTCGAGCGAGCTTCCGCATATGTTGCCCGATGCGCCTTTTTTCGAAGGCAAGATGGCAGCGCTCGGCATTGCCGAGGACATGCAGATTATTGTCTACGATCAGCAGGGTCTCTTGGGTGCCGCACGCGTCTGGTGGACCTTGCGTATCTTCGGCGCACAGAAAGTGAAGATTTTGGAGGGCGGTCTTGCCGCGTGGAAAGCCGAAGGCCGGCCGCTTGAAAACGGCCCGGTCGAGCGGCCCTTTGCCAAATTCATTGCGCGTCTCGAAACCGACATGGTCGCCGATGCGCAAAAGGTCTTGGCCGCTTCGAAAAACGGCTCGCCGCAGATCGTCGATGCGCGTCAGGCGGCGCGCTTTCGCGGCGAGACGGTCGAGCCACGGCCGGGCGTGAGGTCGGGCCATATTCCGGGCAGCCTGAACGTGCCCTATCGCGAACTTCTCGACGGTGGAAAGTTGAAAGCGCCGCAAGATATCAAACAGGCTTTCGTGCAAGCCGGCGTGGATCTCGCGCATCCGATCATCACGACATGCGGATCGGGCGTGACCGCTGCGGTTTTGCTGCTTGCGCTTGAATCCATCGGCAAGACAGGCGTCGTGCTTTACGATGGATCTTGGACCGAATGGGGCGGCCGGTCCGAGCTGCCGATCGCAACCAACGCGGCGTGA